A single genomic interval of Lathyrus oleraceus cultivar Zhongwan6 chromosome 7, CAAS_Psat_ZW6_1.0, whole genome shotgun sequence harbors:
- the LOC127106718 gene encoding uncharacterized protein LOC127106718, producing the protein MRKSIRLSSVGLGQAAEPMVKNFSTRFSLTPFAKRVQSLTDEQRLAISRMGFGSLLLVPNHSLNKVFLTEVMEAWNSELRVFEMGSGEIGFSLLDASLILGLPVVGHRVELSDDELFSELEEEYGASRAKRKVSMASLEARLDSIGEVVSDDFVRSFLLFTIGTFLSSNDGKVDSRYLSFLGNLDGVSGFAWGAAVIEDLCQWLDKRKDNNVQYVGGCLIFLQTWSYEHFDLARPNLLDEDKTFPRVCRWDHSKSHPRQRGTSRFKDLHDDQIIWKLQPTSQELQIDIIKEAMELLGDSKVKRDGNYSTSTSSNVSDEDEQIQLSSSSKIYTEDGINFENQVVADTPTRLATYDEEYKEQKINIENLIIEDTPSDSSTPVELGREEQFQFQKLMMEDSFTNLSISDSEDGGREDGLNTENHIMEDTTANLRIGDDEVGKEEELIAETLVVDDTPPKFSSDDVDLRKKNIMLEEEITELKLKISQQMEEIGVLRRENLSKTQLKKENDELKQEVDILKHNLYGFAGQLERYMKDCQSDAIE; encoded by the exons ATGAGAAAATCCATCCGCCTATCATCCGTCGGCCTCGGCCAAGCTGCAGAACCG ATGGTGAAGAATTTCAGTACTCGTTTTTCTCTCACGCCGTTTGCAAAGCGTGTTCAGAGTCTAACGGATGAGCAAAGATTGGCGATCTCGCGAATGGGATTCGGTAGTTTGCTACTGGTTCCGAATCATTCACTTAACAAGGTTTTCCTTACAGAGGTAATGGAGGCTTGGAACTCTGAGTTGCGAGTTTTCGAGATGGGTTCTGGGGAGATTGGGTTTAGTTTGTTGGATGCTTCTTTGATTTTGGGGCTTCCGGTGGTGGGACACCGTGTGGAGCTGAGTGATGATGAATTGTTTTCTGAATTGGAAGAGGAGTACGGGGCTTCACGTGCGAAGAGAAAGGTGTCCATGGCTAGTCTTGAAGCGAGGCTTGATTCTATTGGGGAAGTTGTGAGTGATGATTTTGTGAGGAGCTTTTTGCTTTTTACCATTGGGACTTTCCTTTCTTCGAATGATGGGAAAGTGGATTCAAGGTACTTGTCTTTTCTTGGGAATTTAGATGGGGTTTCTGGTTTTGCTTGGGGTGCTGCTGTTATTGAAGATTTGTGTCAGTGGCTTGATAAGAGGAAAGACAACAATGTACAATATGTTGGTGGTTGTCTCATATTTCTCCAA ACATGGTCCTACGAGCACTTTGATCTGGCTCGACCAAATTTGCTAGATGAAGATAAGACTTTTCCTCGTGTGTGTCGATGGGATCACAGTAAATCTCACCCAAGGCAGCGGGGTACTTCAAGGTTTAAGGATCTACATGATGATCAG ATAATTTGGAAACTTCAACCTACGTCTCAAGAGTTACAAATAGACATAATAAAAGAAGCAATGGAGTTACTAGGTGACAGCAAGGTTAAAAGGGATGGAAATTATTCAACAAGCACATCAAGTAAT GTTTCAGATGAAGATGAACAGATACAGCTTAGTAGCTCTAGTAAAATATATACAGAAGACGGGATTAATTTTGAGAATCAGGTAGTAGCGGACACTCCCACACGGTTGGCCACTTACGATGAAGAGTATAAAGAACAGAAAATCAATATTGAAAATCTGATAATCGAGGACACCCCCTCCGATTCAAGCACTCCTGTTGAATTAGGCAGAGAGGAACAGTTCCAATTTCAAAAATTAATGATGGAGGACTCTTTCACAAATTTGAGCATATCTGATTCTGAGGATGGAGGTAGAGAAGATGGTTTGAACACTGAAAATCACATAATGGAGGACACAACCGCAAATTTGAGAATTGGAGATGACGAAGTAGGAAAAGAGGAAGAGTTGATCGCTGAAACTCTCGTAGTGGACGACACTCCCCCTAAGTTCAGCTCTGATGAT GTTGATTTAAGGAAGAAAAATATCATGTTAGAAGAGGAAATTACCGAATTGAAGCTGAAAATAAGCCAACAGATGGAAGAAATTGGTGTTCTCCGTAGAGAGAATTTATCAAAAACACAATTAAAAAAGGAGAACGACGAGTTGAAACAAGAGGTAGACATCTTGAAACACAATTTATATGGCTTTGCAGGCCAATTAGAGAGATATATGAAGGATTGCCAGTCTGATGCAATTGAATAA